One region of Lathamus discolor isolate bLatDis1 chromosome 2, bLatDis1.hap1, whole genome shotgun sequence genomic DNA includes:
- the DSP gene encoding desmoplakin isoform X1, with protein sequence MSINGGSHPRINTLGRMARAESGTDLRYEMSSHVVGSGGGGGTHTHKAYYYQKTYGGEYGSDGYGQNGTCTVSRRQNTIQELLQNCSDCLMRAELIVQPELKYGDGVQIRGNRDLEDCFAQANDQMDILDGLIREMRQMGQPCDMYQKRLLQLQEQMRALYKAISVPRARRASSKGGGCYSSQSGSGWDEYTKRVTSECLNWMRQQKAEMELVKWGFDAASIEQQIGDHRRTHNAIGDYRWHLDKVKTDLREKAAVHQLEEEYEGLLKYSFERMDQLRQFQNLIQATSREIMWINDCEEEELLYDWSDRNTDISRKQEAFSKRMSELELKEKELNKLKQESDQLVLNQHPASDKIEAYMDTLQTQWSWILQITKCIDVHLKENAAYFQFFEEAQATECYLKNLQDSIRKKFICDKSMSLQSLLEQIKELENERERILEYKRQVQSLVNKSKKIVQLKPRNPDYRSNKPIILKALCDYKQDLKTVRKGDECILKDNNERSKWLVTGPGGVDMLVPSVSLIIPPPNPLAVDLATKIEQYYEAILALWNQLYINMKSLVSWHYCMIDIEKIRAMTIAKLKTMRKEDYQKIITDLEIHYQEFLRNSQGSEMFGDEDKRKIQTQFTDAQKHYQTLIIQLPNQPRQPQTVVPTESCPVGSSSTIIVNERNREHEKQEAWLLMELQKLRRQIEASEIQMVQRAPLGVDQGAVHDFTVRIKDLEGVQNDSQIMAETLNKHKDLLPNFRGCEKYVYLQSEINALFQKLENINGVSAGYLDSLNALRCLLQVILQTEDVIRVYEVRLSEEETIPLDLDKVEAYRACLKKMKADLNMKKSLLTALENELQRTLQIHSQSCQSYTLYDMDIGKFCDKVTQLIDRWQRVDKQIDNRSWDLERQIKQLKTYRDLYQALCKWICDAKRRQDAIEGMKLCDCNAIMRYLHDQKNLHSEICGKRDKVEELLKHADQCSAAIKDYELQVASYSSGLETLLNIPIKKSVVQSPAVLIVQEANEAQSRYIELLTRSGDYYRFLSEMLKSMEDLKMKNTKIELLEEELRLARDSNSETNNKHKFLEQNLQKYQMDISQLKAKLMSLEEMKRQAEMDGNSAKQNLDKCYAQIKDLNDRITRLTYEIEDEKRKRKLLEDRYEQQKNDYDQLQKTRQNEKDSLGWQKLESEKVIKEKEYEIERLRVLLQDEGTRKREYENELAKVRNQFSEEMSNLKNKYETEINIKKTTIQQIAAQKDDDAKGLRAQVDRLTRENRDLKDEIVRLNDAILQTTDQRRRAEEDALQQKACSSEVSQQKHQLELELKQIIQLRGEDNSRYKQALEEAASTIQDKTKELERLKVQLQEEAKSRWELENELAKVRNSYDEEIISLKNKYETEINITKTTIHQVTMQKEEDTNNYRTQLDNAMRENRNLCEEIRRLKNTISQTTDNLRKIEENAQQQKAAGSELSQKKQQLEIELKQVIQRHSDESMRYKQSLDDASKTIKERNKEIERLRKLLDVETSQRKEAEDENSQLKRVQFDLQKANTSATETINKLRIQEQELARLKIDYERVSQEKKGRDQESAKFQSTVKDLQIQKHKLEEELCRQNKNLMEETSRRKKLEEEIEGMRRSLREQSVKITNLTQQIEEVSIVKKRNEDDLRHQREVLDGHVREKQRYMEEIRKYTSDIETMRRQLVQEQEQLKQAHLRYEHLQKTSEEKSKNLNECKIEIERLQSLTENLTKEHLLLEEELRNVRLEYDDLRMVRSEVDEKNTAIAELKNQLQMSSKQALELQGLINDLQKEREKLRQEIEKFQKQALEASNRIQESKNQYSHIMQERETLLIKMSALEQDKARLQRLEEELNRLKVALESESRLKQRLESEKQQILNDLNQWKSQHSRTEESIRKIQCEREKSEREKNTLRTEIERLQMEIKRIEERYRCRLEETAVKNQSELESERLRMQREIEKLKQRPYGSHRSTQTEEDFCIDASKLVFCGLRKKITAMQLYECQLIDKLTLDKLLKGQRSVEEVAADIEPYLKGAGAIAGVSLSPRQKYSFVEAKRNQLLTAENAVLLLEAQAATGGVIDPHRNEMLTVDSAIARDLIDFDDREQIYTAEKAITGFKDPFSGKTVPVSEAIKKNLVDRETGIRLLEAQLAVGGIVDPVNSVFLPKDIALSRGLIDKDLYRMLNNCQGTTKNFIDPTTKKAVTYMQLKEKCRIEPHTGLLLLPVQKRSMSFQGIRQPVSADALLEAGIIKESTRNDLERGAITVEEVSERIIDFLQGSSCIAGIYNEATKEKLGIYQAMKIGLVRPGTALELLEAQAATGFIVDPVSNVRLPVEEAYKRGLVGIEFKEKLLSAERAVTGYKDPETGNIISLFQAMNKELIERGHGIRLLEAQIATGGIIDPKESYRLPVETAYKRGYFNEELNQILSDPSDDTKGFFDPNTEENLTYLQLKERCIKDEATGLCLLPLREKKKVVHTSQKNTLRKRRVVIVDPETNREMSVQEAYSKGLIDYDTYTELAEQECEWEEITITGSDGSSRVVLVDRKTGSQYDIQDAIDKGLVERKFFDQYRSGSLSLTQFADMISCRNGTDEVFRHESVTRSPTVLSVRSSSSLIRSGSFSETPEECSPIAAIFDTENLEKISISEAIQRGIVDSITGQRLLEAQACTGGIICPTTGQRLSLQEATSQGIIDQDMATRLKPAQKAFIGFEGIKGGRKRMSAAEAVKEKWLPYEAGQRFLEFQYLTGGLVDPEVRGRITTEEAIRNGLIDGRASQKLQDTNSYPKILTCPKTKLKISYKDAMNRSMVEDITGLKLLEAASVSSKGISSPYNVSSAPGSRSGSRSGSRSGSRSGSRRGSFDASACSSYSYSYSAFSSGSIGR encoded by the exons ATGAGCATCAACGGCGGCTCGCACCCGCGGATCAACACCTTGGGCCGGATGGCGCGGGCCGAGTCCGGCACCGACCTGCGCTACGAGATGAGCTCCCATGTGGTGGGgagcggcggtggcggcggcacCCACACCCACAAGGCCTACTACTACCAGAAGACCTACGGGGGGGAGTACGGCTCCGACGGATACGG TCAGAATGGGACCTGTACAGTGTCCAGACGCCAGAACACAATCCAGGAGCTTTTGCAAAATTGTTCGGATTGCCTGATGCGAGCTGAGCTCATAGTACAACCC gaaTTGAAATATGGGGATGGTGTCCAAATTAGAGGGAACAGAGATCTGGAAGACTGTTTTGCGCAAGCAAATGACCAAATGGATATCCTGGATGGGCTGATCAGAGAGATGAGGCAGATGGGCCAGCCCTGTGACATGTATCAGAAAAG ACTGCTTCAACTTCAAGAGCAAATGCGTGCTCTGTACAAAGCCATCAGTGTTCCCCGTGCCAGGAGGGCCAGCTCCAAAGGAGGTGGTTGCTACTCCTCTCAGAGTGGCTCAGGCTGGGATGAGTACACGAAACGTGTCACAAGTGAATGTTTAAACTGGATGAGGCAGCAGAAG GCTGAAATGGAGCTAGTCAAATGGGGGTTTGATGCGGCATCCATCGAGCAACAAATTGGTGACCATAGGAGAACTCACAATGCCATTGGAGACTATCGCTGGCACCTGGACAAAGTCAAAACAGATCTG CGGGAGAAAGCGGCCGTTCATCAACTGGAGGAAGAATATGAAGGACTGCTG AAATACTCCTTCGAGAGAATGGATCAGCTCCGTCAGTTCCAGAACCTCATCCAAGCCACCAGCAGAGAGATCATGTGGATCAATGACTGTGAGGAAGAGGAGCTTCTTTACGACTGGAGTGACAGAAACACTGACATCTCCAGGAAGCAGGAGGCCTTCTCT AAACGCATGAGTGAACTGgagcttaaagaaaaagaactcaATAAGCTAAAGCAAGAAAGCGACCAGCTAGTACTCAACCAGCACCCTGCTTCAGACAAAATCGAG GCCTACATGGATACATTACAAACTCAGTGGAGCTGGATTCTTCAGATCACCAAATGCATTGATGTTCACCTGAAAGAGAATGCAGCTTACTTTCAG TTCTTTGAAGAAGCACAAGCCACAGAGTGCTACTTGAAAAACTTGCAAGACTCCATCAGAAAGAAGTTCATCTGCGATAAGAGCATGTCACTACAGTCTTTGCTGGAGCAGATCAAAGAGCTGGAG AATGAACGAGAGAGAATTCTTGAATACAAGAGGCAAGTGCAGAGTTTGGTGAATAAATCCAAGAAGATTGTGCAGCTAAAGCCACGTAACCCAGACTACCGGAGTAACAAGCCCATTATCCTCAAAGCTCTTTGTGACTACAAACAGGATCTG AAAACAGTGCGCAAAGGAGATGAATGTATCCTGAAGGACAATAACGAGCGCAGCAAGTGGCTGGTGACTGGCCCCGGAGGAGTGGATATGCTGGTGCCATCTGTTAGTCTTATCATCCCACCCCCGAATCCATTAGCAGTGGATCTTGCTACCAA AATTGAGCAGTACTATGAAGCTATTTTAGCTTTGTGGAACCAGCTGTATATCAACATGAAGAGCCTGGTGTCTTGGCATTACTGCATGATCGACATTGAGAAGATCAGAGCGATGACTATTGCTAAG ctgaaaacaatGCGTAAGGAAGACTACCAGAAAATAATAACTGACCTGGAGATCCATTATCAAGAATTCCTCAGGAACAGCCAAGGCTCAGAGATGTTTGGTGATGAAGACAAACGAAAGATCCAGACTCAGTTCACTGATGCTCAGAAGCACTACCAAACATTGATTATACAACTGCCCAATCAACCACGGCAGCCACAAACAG TGGTCCCAACTGAGAGCTGTCCTGTGGGTTCCTCAAGCACCATTATTGTTAATGAGAGAAATCGAGAACATGAGAAGCAGGAGGCCTGGCTGCTGATGGAGCTTCAGAAACTTCGGCGTCAGATAGAAGCTTCTGAGATTCAGATGGTTCAAAGAGCTCCTCTTGGAGTGGATCAAGGGGCTGTTCATGACTTTACAGTCAGAATAAAGGATTTAGAG ggTGTACAGAATGACTCTCAAATAATGGCTGAAACCCTCAATAAGCATAAGGACTTGCTGCCTAATTTCAGAGGCTGTGAAAAGTATGTGTACTTGCAGTCAGAGATAAATGCCCTGTTtcaaaaactggaaaatattaatGGTGTTTCTGCTGGCTACTTAGACAG cttAAATGCACTGAGATGTCTGCTCCAGGTTATTCTACAAACAGAAGATGTGATCAGAGTTTATGAAGTCAGACTCTCTGAAGAGGAAACCATTCCTTTGGATCTTGATAAAGTAGAGGCTTACCGGGCTTGTCTGAAG aaaatgaaagcagaccTAAACATGAAGAAGTCACTACTGACTGCCCTGGAAAATGAGCTGCAGAGAACACTTCAGATTCACTCGCAGTCTTGCCAGTCATATACCCTGTATGACATGGACATTGGAAAGTTCTGTGACAAAGTTACCCAGCTAATAGACCGCTGGCAGAGAGTTGATAAGCAGATAGACAACAG atCATGGGATTTAGAAAGGCAGATCAAACAGCTCAAAACTTACCGAGATCTCTACCAGGCACTGTGCAAATGGATCTGTGATGCCAAGCGCAGGCAGGATGCTATCGAGGGCATGAAGCTTTGCGATTGTAACGCTATCATGAGATATCTACATGATCAGAAG aACTTGCACAGTGAAATCTGTGGGAAGCGAGACAAAGTTGAGGAACTTCTCAAGCACGCAGACCAATGTTCAGCTGCAATTAAG GATTATGAACTACAGGTTGCTTCCTACAGTTCTGGATTAGAAACATTGCTCAACATACCTATCAAGAAGAGCGTTGTTCAGTCTCCTGCGGTGCTGATTGTGCAAGAG gctAATGAGGCTCAGTCTCGCTACATAGAGCTTCTTACAAGATCAGGAGATTACTACAGATTCTTAAGTGAAATGTTAAAGAGTATGGAGGACTTGAAG ATGAAAAACACCAAAATTGAACTCCTGGAAGAAGAACTCAGGCTTGCCAGGGATTCAAACTCAGAGACAAACAACAAACATAAATTCCTAGAGCAAAATCTGCAGAAGTACCAGATGGATATTTCTCAGCTCAAGGCAAAGCTGATGAGTTTGGAGGAGATGAAAAGACAAGCTGAAATGGATGGAAATTCTGCTAAGCAAAATCTGGACAAATGTTATGCCCAAATAAAGGATCTAAATGACAGAATAACCAGGCTGACTTATGAGATTgaagatgagaaaaggaaaaggaagttgCTGGAGGACAGATATGAGCAGCAGAAGAATGACTATGACCAGTTGcagaaaacaaggcaaaacGAGAAAGACAGCCTTGGTTGGCAAAAGTTAGAGTCTGAGAAGGTCATCAAGGAGAAGGAGTACGAGATAGAAAGATTAAGGGTTCTTCTTCAGGACGAAGGCACACGGAAGAGGGAGTATGAAAATGAGCTGGCTAAGGTAAGAAACCAGTTTAGCGAGGAGATGAGTAATTTAAAGAACAAgtatgaaacagaaattaatattaAGAAGACCACAATCCAGCAGATAGCTGCACAGAAAGATGATGATGCaaaaggcctcagagctcaggtTGACAGACTgacaagagaaaacagagacCTTAAGGATGAGATTGTGAGGCTGAATGATGCCATTCTGCAAACCACAGATCAACGGAGGAGGGCAGAAGAAGATGCTCTTCAGCAAAAGGCTTGCAGTTCTGAGGTGTCACAGCAAAAGCATCAGTTAGAGCTGGAGCTGAAACAGATCATTCAGCTCCGTGGTGAAGACAACTCAAGATACAAGCAGGCTCTTGAGGAGGCTGCCTCAACTATTCAGGATAAAACTAAGGAGCTGGAAAGGCTAAAGGTTCAGCTTCAGGAAGAGGCTAAAAGCCGATGGGAACTTGAAAATGAATTGGCTAAGGTAAGGAACAGTTATGATGAGGAAATTATTAGTTTAAAGAACAAATATGAAACTGAGATTAATATCACAAAGACCACAATTCACCAGGTCACCATGCAAAAGGAAGAGGACACAAATAATTATAGAACACAGCTTGATAATGCCATGAGAGAAAATAGGAATTTGTGTGAGGAAATTAGGAGACTGAAGAATACAATAAGCCAGACAACAGATAATCTACGGAAAATAGAAGAGAatgctcagcagcagaaggcagctggCTCAGAGCTTTctcagaagaaacagcagctggagattGAGCTAAAACAAGTTATTCAGAGGCACTCTGATGAAAGCATGCGGTACAAACAGTCGCTTGATGATGCTTCTAAGACCattaaggaaagaaacaaagagattgaaaggctgagaaagttgttgGATGTAGAAACAAGTcagagaaaagaagcagaggatGAGAACAGTCAGTTAAAAAGAGTCCAGTTTgacctgcagaaagcaaacacaagtgCTACTGAGACAATTAACAAGCTCAGGATCCAAGAGCAGGAACTGGCCAGATTGAAAATTGACTATGAAAGAGTTTCGCAAGAGAAAAAAGGCAGGGATCAAGAAAGTGCAAAGTTCCAGAGCACTGTAAAAGACTTGCAGATCCAAAAACATAAGCTGGAGGAGGAACTTTGCAGGCAGAATAAAAACCTAATGGAGGAGACATCCAGGAGGAAGAAACTGGAGGAGGAAATAGAAGGCATGAGGAGATCTCTCAGAGAGCAATCAGTTAAAATAACTAATCTCACACAGCAGATAGAGGAAGTGTCTATTGTAAAGAAGAGGAATGAAGATGACCTTAGACACCAAAGAGAAGTATTAGACGGTCATgtgagagagaagcagagataCATGGAGGAGATAAGAAAATACACATCTGATATCGAGACGATGCGGCGTCAGTTGGTCCAAGAACAGGAGCAATTAAAACAGGCTCACCTACGATATGAGCACTTGCAGAAAACCtctgaggaaaaaagcaaaaacttgAATGAGTGCAAAATAGAAATCGAAAGGCTTCAGTCTCTCACTGAGAACCTAACCAAGGAACACTTGTTACTGGAGGAAGAGCTGCGAAATGTTAGATTGGAATACGATGACCTCAGAATGGTCAGAAGTGAAGTTGATGAGAAAAATACTGCCATTGCTGAACTAAAGAATCAGCTTCAGATGAGCAGCAAGCAAGCCCTGGAGCTTCAGGGGTTGATTAATGatttacagaaagaaagggaaaaattgaGACAGGAAATTGAAAAATTCCAAAAGCAAGCTCTAGAG GCATCGAATAGGATTCAAGAATCCAAAAATCAGTATAGTCACATTATGCAAGAAAGAGAAACCTTGCTGATAAAAATGAGTGCTTTGGAGCAAGACAAAGCTAGGCTGCAGAGATTAGAAGAGGAGCTGAACCGTTTGAAAGTTGCCTTGGAATCAGAATCTCGTTTGAAGCAACGTCTGGAGAGTGAGAAGCAGCAAATACTGAATGATCTCAATCAGTGGAAGAGCCAGCACTCCCGGACAGAGGAATCCATAAGGAAGATCCAgtgtgagagagagaagagtgagagagagaagaaCACCCTGAGGACTGAGATTGAAAGGCTGCAGATGGAGATCAAGCGGATTGAGGAGAGATACCGGTGCAGACTAGAAGAGACCGCTGTTAAAAACCAGTCAGAGTTGGAGTCTGAGCGTCTCAGAATGCAGAGAGAGATTGAGAAACTCAAGCAACGCCCATATGGGTCCCACAGATCTACACAGACTGAGGAAGACTTCTGTATTGATGCCTCCAAGTTGGTGTTCTGTGGGTTGCGGAAGAAGATTACAGCAATGCAGCTGTATGAGTGTCAACTGATAGACAAACTCACGCTGGATAAACTGCTGAAGGGACAGAGGTCAGTGGAGGAAGTTGCGGCTGACATTGAACCCTACCTCAAAGGGGCAGGCGCTATTGCAGGGGTGTCTCTTTCTCCCAGACAGAAGTATTCTTTTGTTGAGGCCAAGCGGAAtcagctgctcacagcagaaaaCGCAGTCCTGCTCTTAGAAGCCCAGGCAGCAACAGGGGGTGTGATAGACCCGCACCGAAATGAGATGTTAACTGTGGACAGTGCTATTGCCAGAGATCTGATCGACTTTGATGACAGAGAGCAAATCTATACAGCAGAAAAGGCTATTACAGGATTTAAAGATCCTTTCTCGGGCAAGACTGTGCCAGTGTCTGAAGCCATCAAGAAAAATTTGGTTGATAGAGAAACCGGGATTCGTCTGCTTGAAGCCCAGCTGGCTGTAGGAGGGATTGTTGATCCTGTCAACAGTGTTTTCCTACCCAAAGATATAGCTTTATCTCGTGGCTTGATTGACAAAGACCTGTACAGGATGCTAAACAACTGCCAAGGCACTACAAAGAACTTCATTGATCCCACCACCAAAAAGGCAGTCACTTACatgcagctgaaggaaaaatgtaGAATTGAACCACACACTGGTCTGCTCCTTCTCCCAGTGCAGAAGAGGAGTATGTCATTCCAAGGGATCAGGCAGCCTGTCTCAGCTGATGCACTGCTCGAGGCTGGAATTATTAAGGAATCAACAAGGAATGACTTGGAAAGAGGTGCAATCACAGTGGAAGAAGTGAGTGAGAGAATTATTGATTTCCTTCAGGGCTCTAGCTGTATTGCAGGTATCTACAACGAGGCTACTAAAGAGAAACTTGGCATTTACCAGGCTATGAAAATAGGTTTGGTTAGACCAGGGACAGCCCTTGAACTCCTAGAAGCCCAGGCAGCCACAGGGTTCATAGTGGATCCTGTCAGCAATGTGAGACTGCCCGTTGAGGAAGCTTACAAAAGAGGCCTTGTTGGAATTGAATTCAAAGAGAAACTtctctctgctgaaagagctgtCACTGGCTACAAAGACCCGGAAACTGGAAAcatcatttctctgtttcaagCAATGAACAAAGAGCTCATAGAGAGAGGCCATGGCATTCGTTTGCTGGAGGCCCAGATTGCTACCGGAGGAATCATTGACCCCAAAGAGAGCTACCGCTTGCCAGTGGAGACGGCCTACAAGCGTGGTTACTTCAATGAAGAGCTCAACCAGATCCTTAGTGATCCAAGTGATGACACTAAAGGGTTCTTTGACCCCAACACAGAGGAGAACTTGACCTacttgcagctgaaagaaagatGCATAAAGGATGAAGCAACAGGGCTCTGCCTTCTGCCCctgagagagaagaagaaagtggTGCACACCTCGCAGAAGAACACCCTTAGGAAGCGCCGGGTTGTCATTGTAGATCCAGAAACAAACAGGGAAATGTCTGTTCAGGAGGCATACAGCAAAGGCCTCATAGATTATGACACCTATACAGAACTAGCTGAACAAGAGTGTGAATGGGAAGAAATAACTATTACAGGATCAGATGGTAGCAGTAGAGTAGTCCTTGTTGACAGAAAAACAGGTAGTCAGTATGACATTCAAGATGCTATTGATAAAGGTCTGGTTGAGAGGAAGTTTTTTGACCAGTACCGTTCTGGCAGCTTAAGTCTGACACAGTTTGCAGACATGATTTCCTGCCGTAATGGCACTGATGAGGTGTTTCGGCATGAGTCAGTGACCCGGTCTCCCACAGTGCTGAGTGTCAGGAGTTCTTCGTCGCTGATCAGGAGCGGCTCTTTCTCAGAGACCCCAGAAGAGTGCAGTCCTATTGCAGCCATATTTGACACAGAAAACCTGGAGAAAATCTCCATTTCAGAAGCTATACAGAGGGGCATCGTGGATAGCATCACCGGGCAACGGTTACTTGAAGCCCAGGCCTGCACAGGGGGCATAATATGCCCTACCACAGGCCAGAGGCTTTCACTGCAGGAAGCCACCAGTCAAGGCATCATTGATCAGGATATGGCCACACGACTCAAACCAGCCCAGAAGGCTTTCATAGGGTTTGAAGGCATAAAGGGTGGGCGCAAAAGGATGTCAGCGGCTGAGGCAGTGAAGGAAAAATGGTTGCCTTATGAGGCTGGGCAGCGGTTCCTTGAATTCCAGTACCTCACTGGAGGTCTTGTAGACCCAGAAGTGCGTGGAAGAATAACTACTGAAGAAGCCATTAGGAATGGATTGATTGATGGTCGTGCTTCCCAGAAATTGCAAGACACAAACAGCTATCCCAAAATTCTGACCTGCCCCAAGACCAAACTGAAAATATCCTACAAAGATGCAATGAATCGATCAATGGTGGAAGACATCACTGGGCTTAAACTCTTGGAAGCAGCCTCCGTTTCATCTAAAGGCATATCCAGTCCCTACAATGTCTCCTCAGCACCTGGCTCTCGCTCTGGCTCGCGCTCTGGCTCGCGTTCAGGCTCACGCAGTGGGTCTAGGAGGGGAAGTTTTGATGCGTCAGCATGCTCTTCATATTCTTACTCGTATTCAGCCTTCAGCAGTGGGTCTATTGGGCGCTAA